TGGAGACCGTCTCGATCGCCTCGTACGTGATGGTGGGCTATCTCAAGACCGATCGCCTGTCCAACGAAGCCTCCCTGAAATACATCCTGTTCGGCGCGGTCTCGACCGGCACGATGCTCTACGGCCTGTCGCTTCTCTACGGCCTGACGGGAACGCTCGACGTCTACGGGATCCGCAGCGCGCTCCAGACCCAGGGCGCGCTGGTCGAGATCGGACCGGCCCTGATGATAAGCGTCCTCATGGTGTTGGCGGGGATCGGTTTCAAGATGGCGACCGTCCCCTTCCACTTCTGGTGCCCCGACGTCTATACGGGCGCCCCCACGCCGGTCACCGCCTTCCTGTCCGTAGGACCCAAAGTGGCGGGCTTCGCGGTTCTGGTACGCCTGTTCTACGGCGGGCTGGCGGCACCAGAGGGTGACGCGAGCTGGGCGATGGTGGGGAGCGTCGACTGGCAGTCGATTCTGATCGGCATTTCCGTGGTCACCATGACGCTGGGAAACGTTGCCGCGCTGCTGCAGACGAACCTGAAGCGGCTCCTGGCTTATTCGAGCGTCGCCCACGCGGGCTACATCATGATGGGCGCCGTCGTCCTCTCGGAAGAGGGTATCCAGGCGATGCTCGCCTATATCGTCATCTATCTCTTCATGAACCTCGGAGCGTTTCTCGTCGTCATCATCATCCACAACGGTGTCGGGAGCTTCGAGATCAGCGACTACGCGGGCATCTGGCGGCGTTCTCCGACGCTGACCATCGTGATGGGAATCTTCCTGTTCTCGCTGATGGGCATTCCGCCGTTCGCCGGCTTTCTCGCGAAATGGTACGTCTTTGCCGCGGTGATCGACGCCCAGCTCGGATGGCTCGCGGTCATTGGTGTCTTGAACAGTGCCGTGGGCGCGTTCTACTATCTGAAAATCCTGAAAACCATGTTCATCGACGGGGAAGAGACGCCGGCAGCCCCGTCGAGCTTGCCACTTCACCCCATATACGCGGGTTTACTTTTCGTGCTCGCCGTGCCTAATATTATTGGGCTCGTTCTGTGGGGATATCTAGATCGGATCACCGAGTACTCTCAGAAGCTGCTCGAGATCTTGTAACGAGACCAACCCAAGGAGGAAACCGAGAATGGCTTACATCATTGCCGAGCCTTGCATCGGCACGAAGGACACCGCCTGCGTCGAGGTTTGTCCCGTGGACTGCATCCACCCCACGAAGGAAGAGGCGGGATTCGAAGCGGCGAAGCAGTTGTATATCGACAACGATACCTGTATCGATTGCGGAGCTTGCGAGCCTGTCTGTCCGGTGACGGCGATCTTCCCCGAGGAAGAGCTTCCGGACAAGTGGAAAGAGTACGTCGAGATCAACGCTCAGTATTACCAGAGCTGAGCTCGGGACCAGGCTGTTTCGATGCCTGGTCCACCTTTTCCGTCTTCTCGAACCGATGCGGAGGGCCTTACTCCTCGGCCTCGCGGTTCTGCTTCCTACCTGTGCGCGTGACCCGGTTACGGGCAAGCGTGAGCTGGTCCTCGTCGGTGAGCAGGAAGAGATCGCCATGGGTCGGCAGGCTGCCCGTGAGGTCGACGCGGAGATGGGAATCTACTCCGACCAGGAGTTGAACGATTACGTCGAGGCCCTCGGACTGAAGATGGCCGCCGCCTCGGAGAGGCCGGCGCTGCCGTGGCAGTTTCGCGTGGTGGACTCGCCGGTAGTAAATGCCTTTGCCCTCCCGGGGGGCTTCATCTATCTCACCCGGGGCATCCTCGCCTACGTCGATAACGAAGCGGCGCTCATGGGAGTCATCGGTCACGAGATCGGACACGTGACCGCCCGGCACAGCGTGGAGCAGATCTCGCGACAGCAGCTCGCCGGACTCGGGGTCGGCCTCGGGACGATTTTCTTTCCCGAAGTACGCCCTTTCGGTGATGTTCTTGGGGGAAGTCTGGGGTTGCTCTTCCTGAAGTTCGGCCGGGACGCCGAGCGCGAATCGGACCGGCTCGGGGTTCGCTACTCGCTCGAACAGGGGTACGACCCGCGCGAGATGGCGGCATTTTTCGCGGTTCTGGGAAAGCTGGGAGGCGAGGAGAGAAACATCCCCGCTTGGGCTTCCACCCATCCGGATCCCGAAGAGCGGGAAGGGGCCATCCTCGCAATGCTCCAGAGGCAGGAGGAGGGCACGCTCCAGGTCGGCGAGGATCGCTACAAACGGGCGATCGAGGGTTTGGTTTTCGGTGAGAACCCTCGCGAGGGGTTCATGCAAGGCCGTCGCTTCCTGCATCCGGAACTGAAGTTCCAGCTAGAATTTCCCGAGGGCTGGCGGGTCCAGAACACGCCCCGGGCGGTTTACGCGGCCACCCGGGATGGCGGGGCGGCGATCCAGTTGACGGCTTCGCGCGTCGCGACCGGCACCGCGCCGGAGACTCATGCGCGAAGCTTTTTCGTCTCGAACCGGCTCGAGTACGGGACCGGGGAACGTTTGCGGGCCGGTCCCTTCTCCGCGTACCGCGCGCCTTTTCGCGGGCTCACCTCTTCGGGAGAAATTGTGGGTGATGCAGGCTTCCTCGTGGACGGGAACCTCGTGTACGAGCTCATCGGGATGACGCGTCCCGCGCAGTACCGGCGATACTCGCTAGTCTTTCGCGATGTCCTGGAGAGCTTCGATCGGCTTCGAGACCGGAGCGCACTCGAGATACAGCCCCTTCGCGTGCGACTCTTCGAGGTTCCCGAGACGATGCGGTTCGACGAGGCCTTGAGGCGAGCGGGCGTCGACGCCGAGCATTTCCGCGATCTCTCGCTCATGAATCAGCTCGAGGCTGCCGATATCGTCCCCCAGGGAACGCTCCTGAAGATCCTCGAGCGGGGCCCGGCTTGATTGGCCGCGGCTTCCGGATTGGAAGAATCCTGGGGTTCCCCATCAGAATCGACGTCTCGTGGCTCGCCATCGTATTTCTGCTGACCGTGAGCCTTTCCGCGGCCTTCGAGCAGAGCAATCCCGAGCTGGATCTGGCTTCTCGCCTTTCGCTGGGGCTGTCGGCGTCGTTCTTGCTCTTCGGATCCGTCCTGGCCCACGAGCTGTCACATGCCGTGGTGGCGCGCCGTCACGACGTGGGGATCCGCGGGATAACGCTCTTCATATTCGGAGGCGCGGCGGAGATGGTCGAAGAGCCGAAGCGCCCGCTGGCCGAGTTCCAGATCGCCATCGCCGGTCCGCTCATGAGCCTGCTTCTCGCGATGGCGTTTGCCAGCCTGCATCAGACCGCGCTCGATTCGGCACCGCCGCCTTTCGCGACCCTAGCCGAGCTCCTCTCGCGGATGAACTTCATGCTCGTCGCGTTCAACGCCGTACCCGGCTTTCCGCTGGATGGGGGACGGGTGCTGCGCGCCCTCTTGTGGGGAATCTGGGGGAAGCTGGCGCCCGCGACTCGCGTCGCCGCCGGCGTCGGAGCCTTTTTCGGATTCTTCGTCATCGCGTTGGGATTCGCCTGGATCTTCTTGTTGGACAACTTCATCGGAGGACTCTGGTTCGTATTCATCGGATTCTTTCTTCGAAACGCGGCCCGGACGAGCTATCACCAGCTCACGATGCGGGGTGCGCTTGCTGGCGTGAGGGCGCGCGACCTCATGACGCGGGACGTCGTGACCGTGGGTCCCGGATTGCGGCTCGCGGACGTCGTGGGTGAGATCATTCTGCCAAAAGGTGTGAGCGAGGTCCCGGTCGTCGAGGGAGGCCGGTTGCTCGGTATGCTGCGACTCCAGAATATTCGGGCCCGCGAAAAAGCGGCGTGGGAATGGCTCACGGCCGGGGACGTGATGAGTCGTGACGTCCTCGACGAGGCGATCCACCCGGACGACGAATCACTGAAGGTCCTTGCGCTGCTCGGCAACGAGGACCGCATGTTCCCGGTCGTCGAGGGGGGTCGTTTTCTGGGCCTGCTGTCGCGGGATGATGTCCTCCGCCGCCTGAAGCTCCACCTGGAGCTCGGCAGCAAGCTAACAAGCGAAGACGAGCAGGCAGCCCCCCAACGAGACCACGACGATTCCGAGCGTGAGCGCGAAGATGATCTTGAACGGAAGTAGCAAGAGCTCGAACGCGCCCCCTAGCGTCGCACCAAGGAGCTTGAACGGCAAGGCGATGAGACCGACGACTAGGCTTACGAGAACGCCCAAAACAGCAACAGCCACCGTCACGATGATGGCCACGGCGAGCCCCGAGAGGACCAGCAGCTCCAGCATTTCGCCAGATGATACGTTCGAGCGGCTCGACAAGTTCAGTCGGTGAAGATCGTTTTCGTAACCCCTGAGCTTTCGGGGTTCGCAAAAGTCGGAGGCCTGGCCGACGTGGCCGCCTCTCTTCCCCGGGCGATCGCGAGACTCGGACACGACGTGTCCGTCTTCGTTCCCCTCTATCGAGAGATCGACGGGCTTCGTCTGGTTCTCGACAATCCTCACCGGTTGTGGCATGCATCCCTTCATGGGATTCCGACGTATTTTCTCAAGAGCGCGGAACACTTCTCCGGCCGCTCGGTGTACGGCAACGAGGCGGGTGATTACGCCGACAACGCGTTCCGCTTCGCCTTTTTCTCGAGGGCCGTGGTCGAAGCGGTTCAGGCGGCGGGGCTCGAGCCCGACGTCGTCCATATCAACGACTGGCCCACGGCGCTCGCTCCCGTGTTTACCCGCGGGCGCCTCCCGACGATCCTGACGATCCATAACCTTGCCTATCAAGGAGTTTTTCCTCGGGAGTGGCTCGGCGCGCTCGGCCTGCCGAGAGAGCTCTTTCATATCGACGGTCTCGAGTTCCATGGAAAGATCAACTTCCTCAAGGGAGGCTTGATGACCGCCGATGCGCTCACCACGGTGAGCCCGACCTACGCGCGGGAGATTCAGGGACCCGAGCTGGGTGCCGGTCTCGACGGTGTGATGCGGCTCCGATCCAAGGAGCTGGTCGGCATCTTGAATGGGATCGAGCCCTCCGACTGGAACCCAGGGAGCGACCCGGCCCTGGTCGCGCGGTACACTTCCACCCGCCTCGAGGGCAAGCACGCGAACAAGGTCGCGCTCCAGAAGGAGCTCGGACTCGAAGTCGGAACCGAGGCACCTCTGTTCGGAATCGTTGGGAGACTCGATCGCCAGAAGGGATTCGACTTGCTTCTCGAGGCGACGCCCACGTTGATTGCCGAGGGCGCGCAGCTCGCCGTACTCGGCTCGGGAAGCTTCGAGACCCTTCGTCGCTTTCGGGCTCTTGCAGAGAAGAACCCCGGGAGGCTCGCGGCGGAGCCAGGCTTCAACGATGAGCTGGGCCGTCGAATCTACGCCGGGGCGGATTTCTTCCTCATGCCGTCGCGCTACGAGCCCTGTGGAATCGGTCAAATGATTGCGCTCCGGTACGGAACACTGCCCATCGTTCGGGAGACCGGAGGTCTCAGGGACACCGTTCGCGATCTGGATGCGGATCCCCAAACCGGAAACGGTTTCGTGTTCCGCGAATTCTCGGCCGACGACCTGTTGTCGGCCGTCCGGCGGGCCCTCCGGCTTTTCGAGGAGACGGGACGGCTTCGCCATGTCGTCGCCCGCGCCATGCGCCAGGACTTTTCCTGGAAGGAATCGGCGCGCCGCTACGAGGAAGTCTACGAACGCGTCGCGAGGCCGCGGACAGACGGTCCGGCAGACAGACTATAATGATGAGCTCAATGAGTAGAGCGCGTCTCACGGTCGTGATCCTGTTGGCCGCCGCCGGGAGCTTCCTCTCGGGGCTGCTTCTCCTCGACCACCATGGGGTCGCCTCGGCTTCGGGCATGGTCGATCAAGCTTGCGGGCCCGAGGAAGAGAGCGGTTGCGATCGGGTCTCGCAGAGTCGGTTCTCCTCGATCGGTGAGTTCTCCGTTGCTGGCATCGGCCTCGTTTTCTACGCTTCCGCGTTCTTCCTGGCGGCTCTCGCTTTGGTGGCGACCGACGCCGTGCGATCAGCGGCATCCGCGCTGGCCCTTCTGCTGGTCGGCGCCGCTCTGGTGGTGGACATGGTTCTTTTGGGGCTCCAAGTGTTCGAGATCGGTGCTTATTGCGCGCTCTGCCTCGCGACCTACGTGGTAAATCTGGGCGCGCTCGTGGTCCTGTTGCCCGCACGCAGATTCATCTCTTCATTGGGAAGGACATTCTTCGGCGGCGAGGGGCGGCCCGCTCTTCTCGTCTGGGCTGCCGGTAGTCTTGCGCTCCTCATCTTCATCGGGTTCGTCGAGCAGGGGCTCGCCTCCGCTGCGGCGACCGAAAGGCCGCTTCTCGGTGCGCCGATCGCATCTGTCGAGGAGCAGGTCAGCTCACTACCCGACCCTGAGCCAGCCCCCGCGGCCGAGTCCGAGCCCGCCCCCAGCGATTCGAACGGGGCAGACGGTGAGGCCGCGGCCAGAATCGAGGCTCTCGAAGCGGAGTTGGAGCAGTCGAGAACCGAGGCGCGGCAGCTTCGAGCGACTCTGGACGACCCGCAGAAATATCAGGAGTATCAGACGGAGAAAGCGACCCAGGAGTTCGAGAAAGAGCGCGTTCGAGACGTGGCTCTCGAGGGAATTCCTTTCAAGGGGCCAGCCGATGCGCCGATCCGCGTCGCGGAGTTCTCCGACTTCCTCTGTCCCTTCTGCCGCAATCTGGCGGGCGCCTTCGCCAATTACATGTCGCAGTCGTCGGGGCAGGTCGCGATCTACTACAAGAACTACCCGCTCGATCAGGCGTGCAATCCAGGTTTGTCACGGACCCTTCACGATGGCGCCTGCGAGCTCGCGCTCGGGGCGATCTGCGCCAACGAGCAGGGAAGGTTCTGGCCGTATCACGATCGGGTCTTTTCCTCGCCTCCTACCAATCCTTCGGTCGACGACGTCGTCGGCATCGCGAGTGAGGCAGGTCTGGATGGCGATACCCTTCGCCAGTGCATGGGATCACCGGCGGCCGAGCAAGCGCTCTCGGCCCAGATCCAGGAGGCGAAGCGGCTCGAGGTGACGTCCACGCCGACAGTTTTCATAAACGGCAAGAAGCTGCAACAGTTGGGGGGATTCCTCGCCGCCATCGAGTCCGAGGCCAAACGCCTGGGTCTCGATGGAAGCCCCTGACCACCTCGGTGTCGCCGCCCGCAAAACCGCGCTCGCCCGGGGTCATTGCGG
This region of Vicinamibacteria bacterium genomic DNA includes:
- a CDS encoding NADH-quinone oxidoreductase subunit N; the protein is MERLDTIASLKYFAPEIVLVFTLMAVLLFDLIAMKRSPAERRLVIVLPTLIGLSTALVFALQLFDAPTAGLFSNMVALDGFGALLRILFILTALFVLLFTIPSRELSGVHQGELLVLLVTVTVALIWMANSINLVMIYLTLETVSIASYVMVGYLKTDRLSNEASLKYILFGAVSTGTMLYGLSLLYGLTGTLDVYGIRSALQTQGALVEIGPALMISVLMVLAGIGFKMATVPFHFWCPDVYTGAPTPVTAFLSVGPKVAGFAVLVRLFYGGLAAPEGDASWAMVGSVDWQSILIGISVVTMTLGNVAALLQTNLKRLLAYSSVAHAGYIMMGAVVLSEEGIQAMLAYIVIYLFMNLGAFLVVIIIHNGVGSFEISDYAGIWRRSPTLTIVMGIFLFSLMGIPPFAGFLAKWYVFAAVIDAQLGWLAVIGVLNSAVGAFYYLKILKTMFIDGEETPAAPSSLPLHPIYAGLLFVLAVPNIIGLVLWGYLDRITEYSQKLLEIL
- a CDS encoding ferredoxin family protein, with the translated sequence MAYIIAEPCIGTKDTACVEVCPVDCIHPTKEEAGFEAAKQLYIDNDTCIDCGACEPVCPVTAIFPEEELPDKWKEYVEINAQYYQS
- a CDS encoding M48 family metalloprotease, which encodes MRRALLLGLAVLLPTCARDPVTGKRELVLVGEQEEIAMGRQAAREVDAEMGIYSDQELNDYVEALGLKMAAASERPALPWQFRVVDSPVVNAFALPGGFIYLTRGILAYVDNEAALMGVIGHEIGHVTARHSVEQISRQQLAGLGVGLGTIFFPEVRPFGDVLGGSLGLLFLKFGRDAERESDRLGVRYSLEQGYDPREMAAFFAVLGKLGGEERNIPAWASTHPDPEEREGAILAMLQRQEEGTLQVGEDRYKRAIEGLVFGENPREGFMQGRRFLHPELKFQLEFPEGWRVQNTPRAVYAATRDGGAAIQLTASRVATGTAPETHARSFFVSNRLEYGTGERLRAGPFSAYRAPFRGLTSSGEIVGDAGFLVDGNLVYELIGMTRPAQYRRYSLVFRDVLESFDRLRDRSALEIQPLRVRLFEVPETMRFDEALRRAGVDAEHFRDLSLMNQLEAADIVPQGTLLKILERGPA
- a CDS encoding site-2 protease family protein translates to MIGRGFRIGRILGFPIRIDVSWLAIVFLLTVSLSAAFEQSNPELDLASRLSLGLSASFLLFGSVLAHELSHAVVARRHDVGIRGITLFIFGGAAEMVEEPKRPLAEFQIAIAGPLMSLLLAMAFASLHQTALDSAPPPFATLAELLSRMNFMLVAFNAVPGFPLDGGRVLRALLWGIWGKLAPATRVAAGVGAFFGFFVIALGFAWIFLLDNFIGGLWFVFIGFFLRNAARTSYHQLTMRGALAGVRARDLMTRDVVTVGPGLRLADVVGEIILPKGVSEVPVVEGGRLLGMLRLQNIRAREKAAWEWLTAGDVMSRDVLDEAIHPDDESLKVLALLGNEDRMFPVVEGGRFLGLLSRDDVLRRLKLHLELGSKLTSEDEQAAPQRDHDDSEREREDDLERK
- the glgA gene encoding glycogen synthase GlgA: MKIVFVTPELSGFAKVGGLADVAASLPRAIARLGHDVSVFVPLYREIDGLRLVLDNPHRLWHASLHGIPTYFLKSAEHFSGRSVYGNEAGDYADNAFRFAFFSRAVVEAVQAAGLEPDVVHINDWPTALAPVFTRGRLPTILTIHNLAYQGVFPREWLGALGLPRELFHIDGLEFHGKINFLKGGLMTADALTTVSPTYAREIQGPELGAGLDGVMRLRSKELVGILNGIEPSDWNPGSDPALVARYTSTRLEGKHANKVALQKELGLEVGTEAPLFGIVGRLDRQKGFDLLLEATPTLIAEGAQLAVLGSGSFETLRRFRALAEKNPGRLAAEPGFNDELGRRIYAGADFFLMPSRYEPCGIGQMIALRYGTLPIVRETGGLRDTVRDLDADPQTGNGFVFREFSADDLLSAVRRALRLFEETGRLRHVVARAMRQDFSWKESARRYEEVYERVARPRTDGPADRL
- a CDS encoding thioredoxin domain-containing protein, with protein sequence MSRARLTVVILLAAAGSFLSGLLLLDHHGVASASGMVDQACGPEEESGCDRVSQSRFSSIGEFSVAGIGLVFYASAFFLAALALVATDAVRSAASALALLLVGAALVVDMVLLGLQVFEIGAYCALCLATYVVNLGALVVLLPARRFISSLGRTFFGGEGRPALLVWAAGSLALLIFIGFVEQGLASAAATERPLLGAPIASVEEQVSSLPDPEPAPAAESEPAPSDSNGADGEAAARIEALEAELEQSRTEARQLRATLDDPQKYQEYQTEKATQEFEKERVRDVALEGIPFKGPADAPIRVAEFSDFLCPFCRNLAGAFANYMSQSSGQVAIYYKNYPLDQACNPGLSRTLHDGACELALGAICANEQGRFWPYHDRVFSSPPTNPSVDDVVGIASEAGLDGDTLRQCMGSPAAEQALSAQIQEAKRLEVTSTPTVFINGKKLQQLGGFLAAIESEAKRLGLDGSP